GAAGCTGTAATTGCGCAAAACCCTCCCAATCGGGAACAGGTCCAGTCCATTCCAGCTTAACTTCCTTTTCTCTGTATTCTCAGTCCCAGCACCCTCATTCATCTTTACAATCACCAGTTCAAAGCAGAAATAAGAGTAACGGGCAAGCACGAGAACTTACTATCAGAAATAGAATTTACTAGTGTAAATTATAGTTTACATTTTGAGTTTGCACAAAATCTTTCATTTATGCATCGAAAAAGCTCAAAAATGCTGGTTTATTGCAGCAAAAAGCCTATTGGCATCGCAGTTGCTTAGCGTAAATCATGAAAAGAATCCTGCCACTGATCCTTGCTTTCACGCTGCTGCATGCTGGTTGTAGTAAAAAAAATGAGACGTCTTCATCTGCGACCTCGGAGACGCCAACCCTCACGCTCTACGTAGCCGCCAGCCTGACGGATGTCATGCAGGAGATCGGCAAAGCCTTTGAGACTGATCACGACGTGAAGCTGGTCTACAATTTCGCCAGCTCGGGCGCCCTTGCGCAGCAGATCATGGCAGCGCCTCGGGCGGACGTCTATGTCAGCGCGAACGAGCGCTGGATGAACGAGGTCGACAAGGCCGGTGAAATGGCGCCCGGCACACGAAAGCTTCTGCTGCACAATGCCCTGGTGGTGATCGAAAATGCCAGTGGCGACTACTCCATGAGCGGTCCGCTTGATCTGCCGGGGATGGATTTTAAGTTTCTCTCTGTCGGCGACCCCGGGCATGTCCCGGCCGGTCGTTACGCCAAAAGGTGGCTGGAGGGCGTGTCGAGCCCCGATGGTAAAACCGTCTGGAGCCAGCTGGAGGGCCGGCTCGCCCCGGCCCCTGACGTGCGCGCCGCTCTGGCTCAGGTCGAGGGTAAGGACGACGTCATCGGCGTAGTTTACCGCACAGACTATCTCGCTTATAAGGACAAGGTGAAGCTCATCTATCAGGTGCCCACTGATGTGATAAATATCGCCTATCCGACGGCCGTCCTCTCCGCCAGTAAGGAGCCCGCTCTGGCCGGGGAGTTCGTGGACTTCCTCTTCAGCCCCGAGGCACAGAAGCTGCTCAGCGACGAAGGTTTTATCGTGGGAGACACCAAATAAATGGAATCTGTTTTTTCCGTCATCGTATCGACACTGGGGTGGGCATTGTTGTCCACCCTGGTTGTTATGCTCGCCGGGGTCCCGCTGGCCTATCTGCTGGCGCGGCGCGAGTTCATCGGTAAGCGGGCCATCTCGGCCATCGTCAGCCTGCCCATGGTGCTGCCCCCCACGGCGGTGGGCTATCTACTGCTGAGCCTGCTCGCTGACAATGGCCCGCTGGGCAGAAATACGATCGGGATCGACCTGGATATCCTTCTCAACTGGAAAGGCATTATCGTGGCCTACAGCGTGATGTCGTTCCCGCTTTTTGTGCGCACGGCGCGGGTGAGCTTTGAGGCGGTGAGCCCGCGATTGGAGGCCATGTCGCTGACGCTGGGGCGCGGCCGCCTGCACACTTTTCTCGTCATCACACTGCCGCTGGCTACACGGGGGTTGATTGCCGGTCTCATCCTGGCCTTTACACGGGCGATGGGTGAGTTTGGAGCGACGGTCATCCTCGCCGGTAACATCCCCGGCCGCACGCAAACGCTGGCCTCGGCGATCTATAGCGCACAGCAGGCCGGTAACGACCACCGCGCGAACATCCTGCTGGCGACGGCGTTGGGGCTGGGTTTTGTGCTGGTTTACCTGACCGAGCGCTTGTCGGTCATGCCGGGTTTCAGGGAGAACCGCCTGTCTGGGCGCTGAGCCATGGAAGGACGCCTAGACATTCACCTGAGGGTGCCGCTGGACCAGTTTGTCCTGGAACTTGAATACACCTCCACCCAGCCGGTGATCGGTGTTTTCGGTCCCTCCGGCTGCGGGAAAACAACACTGCTGGAGACGGTGGCAGGCATTCGCAAGATCGCCGGTATCGAGGGCGTGATCCGCTTTAACGGTACGGCATGGCTCGACTCCGAGCATAAGGTCAACCTGCCGCCGCAGTCGCGCGACATCGGCTATGTCCCGCAGGACCACCTGCTTTTTCCGCACTACAGCGTAAAAAAGAATCTGCTCGCGGGGCAGGCGAGGGCGGTCCGCAGCCGCCACGACCCGGAGGCCACCTTTCGGGATGTCGTGCAGACCCTTCATCTGGAGCCACTGCTGGAGCGCACAGTGTCCACACTCTCCGGTGGGGAACGCCAGCGCGTAGCCCTCGGTCGCGCCCTGTGCTCAGGACCGGGACTGCTCCTGCTCGACGAGCCGCTGGCCTCGCTGGACATTACCCTGCGCCGCCGCGTGCTCCCGTTTCTCCTGAAAGTCCGGGACCGCTTCCGCATCCCGATGCTGATTGTTTCGCACGACCCTTTTGAGCTTCAGGCCCTGTGCAGCGAGGTTATCGCCCTGCGCCGGGGGCAGATGATCGCCTGCGAGCCTCCGGCCCGGCTTTTTACCCGCGAGGATATTTACCCGGTCGCGGCGACGCATGGTTTTGAAAATGTCCTGCCTGCGGTCATCACCGAGCATGGCGAGCACAAGACCACTGTCCGCCTGGGCGAAGACGGTACCGGCCCGACTGTTAACGTCCTGCCCGTAGAGGCCGAGCCCGGCGAACGCCTCATGCTGGGCTTCCCCGCCAACGACATCCTCATCGCCACCGAGCACTTTGACGGCCTCTCGGCCCGTAACAGCCTGCCCGCGGCCATCACCGAGCTGCGCCGCCTGGACAAGCACTTCATCGCACTGGCACAGCTGGAGGGCAGTCCGCTGGAGCCGCTGGCGGTCGAGGTCACGCCCGATGCCGTTCAGGAGCTGGGGCTCGAGCCCGGTAAGCCGGTCCACCTGCTCATGAAGTCCAGCGCCATCCGCGCCTATCTCTAAACGCATTTACAGGGCGGGAGCAGGGCACCTCTTGTCGTGCGTGAGGTGTGCAGATTGAGGTGTTGCCATCGGGCGGAGGAGGGCTTCTACTTGCTGGCTTTGACGCAATGGAATTTAACCTGAAAAAGATCCTCAAAGCGCTGCTGCTGTCTAATTCCGAGCCGCTGTCCATCCGGGACATCCAGGCCGTCATCACCCGCTACCACGAGCAGGCCGAGGCCGAGCCACCCGAGCCTGAGGCCGAGGAACCCTCCGGCGAAGGCGACGGGCAGGGCGTGATCGAGCCGATCCTGCAGCAGGTGCCGTCGCTGTTGACCGCTACGCAGATCCGTGACGCCATGGACGCCATTGCGCACGAGCTGGAGGACCAGCGCGAGGTTTACCGTCTGCTTCAGGGGCCTGCCGGGTACCGTATCGCGACCTCTCCCGAGTATGCAGACTGGGTGCGCCTGATGCGCAATGAAGCCAA
This genomic interval from Ruficoccus sp. ZRK36 contains the following:
- the modA gene encoding molybdate ABC transporter substrate-binding protein, with the protein product MKRILPLILAFTLLHAGCSKKNETSSSATSETPTLTLYVAASLTDVMQEIGKAFETDHDVKLVYNFASSGALAQQIMAAPRADVYVSANERWMNEVDKAGEMAPGTRKLLLHNALVVIENASGDYSMSGPLDLPGMDFKFLSVGDPGHVPAGRYAKRWLEGVSSPDGKTVWSQLEGRLAPAPDVRAALAQVEGKDDVIGVVYRTDYLAYKDKVKLIYQVPTDVINIAYPTAVLSASKEPALAGEFVDFLFSPEAQKLLSDEGFIVGDTK
- the modB gene encoding molybdate ABC transporter permease subunit; the encoded protein is MESVFSVIVSTLGWALLSTLVVMLAGVPLAYLLARREFIGKRAISAIVSLPMVLPPTAVGYLLLSLLADNGPLGRNTIGIDLDILLNWKGIIVAYSVMSFPLFVRTARVSFEAVSPRLEAMSLTLGRGRLHTFLVITLPLATRGLIAGLILAFTRAMGEFGATVILAGNIPGRTQTLASAIYSAQQAGNDHRANILLATALGLGFVLVYLTERLSVMPGFRENRLSGR
- the modC gene encoding molybdenum ABC transporter ATP-binding protein → MEGRLDIHLRVPLDQFVLELEYTSTQPVIGVFGPSGCGKTTLLETVAGIRKIAGIEGVIRFNGTAWLDSEHKVNLPPQSRDIGYVPQDHLLFPHYSVKKNLLAGQARAVRSRHDPEATFRDVVQTLHLEPLLERTVSTLSGGERQRVALGRALCSGPGLLLLDEPLASLDITLRRRVLPFLLKVRDRFRIPMLIVSHDPFELQALCSEVIALRRGQMIACEPPARLFTREDIYPVAATHGFENVLPAVITEHGEHKTTVRLGEDGTGPTVNVLPVEAEPGERLMLGFPANDILIATEHFDGLSARNSLPAAITELRRLDKHFIALAQLEGSPLEPLAVEVTPDAVQELGLEPGKPVHLLMKSSAIRAYL